A single region of the Drosophila miranda strain MSH22 chromosome 2, D.miranda_PacBio2.1, whole genome shotgun sequence genome encodes:
- the LOC108155081 gene encoding secernin-3: MSSNGECFVVLPANCVSGTLIVGRNAEDEASVGVAEEVCYYDVSDVIGEGKTDGGAAAESSNEDALRVILQKPKPGLWGGDFGANERGVAVGLTWTDGEEDAKDNDSLLGTDIVRLTLAVSSDVEAAVDRIGLLVATHGHDKTKLNFIACDSTAAWLISCAGKVWAAEKVESSFLRLPSGGLTVTTTINKSSEGLDAEASFAAAHDAEAQPPAEDWCGLKPSGDGTYTQHDMFETLRAASNESSSRAATVSVLSAKGICCHWFTATPNAAESVFKPFVFAPKPRISPLTAVQSEAELTLLHKLHSQRKPAALEHLRSLERSCVDELNNYFSLQDHASDELDELLKDCVEAEVKFYR, translated from the exons ATGTCCTCTAACGGCGAGTGCTTTGTTGTTCTGCCTGCCAACTGTGTCTCTGGTACCCTAATTGTTGGCCGCAATGCGGAGGACGAGGCATCTGTTGGCGTTGCAGAAGAAGTATGCTACTATGATGTCAGCGACGTCATAGGGGAGGGGAAG ACTGATGGCGGAGCCGCTGCTGAATCGAGCAACGAAGACGCCTTGCGTGTTATATTGCAAAAACCTAAGCCCGGTCTATGGGGCGGTGATTTCGGGGCCAACGAACGCGGCGTGGCCGTAGGCCTCACCTGGACGGATGGCGAGGAGGATGCCAAAGACAACGATAGCCTGCTGGGCACGGATATAGTACG ATTGACTTTGGCCGTGTCTAGCGATGTGGAGGCTGCCGTGGACCGTATTGGGCTGCTGGTTGCTACCCACGGCCATGATAAAACCAAGCTCAATTTTATAGCGTGTGATTCTACTGCCGCCTGGCTCATCAGCTGTGCCGGAAAGGTCTGGGCCGCCGAGAAGGTGGAGTCCAGCTTCCTGCGGCTGCCCAGTGGCGGTCTGACTGTGACCACCACCATCAACAAGTCCAGTGAGGGTCTGGACGCAGAGGCCAGCTTTGCAGCGGCCCACGATGCCGAGGCACAGCCACCAGCCGAGGATTGGTGCGGCCTCAAGCCATCGGGCGATGGCACCTACACTCAACACGATATGTTCGAGACGCTGCGCGCCGCCAGCAACGAGAGTAGCTCCAGAGCGGCCACTGTTTCTGTGCTCTCGGCCAAGGGGATATGCTGTCATTGGTTTACGGCCACGCCCAATGCAGCCGAATCTGTGTTCAAGCCGTTCGTTTTCGCCCCCAAGCCTCGGATCTCGCCACTTACTGCAGTACAGTCAGAGGCTGAACTAACGCTCCTACACAAATTGCATTCGCAGCGCAAGCCAGCGGCCCTGGAGCACTTGCGCAGTCTGGAGCGCTCCTGTGTGGACGAGTTGAACAATTACTTTTCGCTGCAGGATCATGCGAGCGACGAGCTGGACGAGCTGCTCAAGGACTGTGTCGAGGCGGAGGTTAAATTCTATCGCTAA
- the LOC108155740 gene encoding uncharacterized protein LOC108155740 isoform X1, which produces MDEGSGADHGMDLSKVSVVRSAKGVDMLCVDDYLYHFDRIGKNNTYRWLCNRRKDKTTPCKSRICTILPNGLDKTKHVVVDVPVNHIHPRCSDHEVSKVAQRKRIAIMKKNDAYSSTQPKRARLYERASGSMRPPELISGRISSSSLEALPFHIDFEEKDRVYMLRRRDGRVMVCIDGHLYYLGGKSYKGEIYRWTCVRKRDIECTANICTEATLDGGHRLHLIETDSHIHPHYSADKLMTMFAKHQIVLVEDDQTVDVLQECPNIEYFDPEQSTIQFDDLDSLIIEDYEENYDVYMDDDQSAEISADLEDYQNEEEQTVEEVKPSRKRKTSGTWPAAYDVIANYVPPPGYNPLTETDLTKFTFLPSAKGRRVLCLNRFLYHFDSQSRSNGHMFFTCIMRRTKHLTCHVRITLNPVGPMVLRINGKHTHGIDNKEIQRRLSQQAKLDLENPPDRQHNLANTELFEYETEDEGEQQSADGSYEQLESHLQHDDQEPQGNIVMKKVIGIDGAIKMEPTNKSVMVEYVEYGSDDIGSKVEIEANVNEHRTNTSTPLPKVAPQPEITNIRRRRDVVEPAKTELQPDMDLTKICTLRSAKGSELLCVDGYIYHAKNRGVISRNYWVCIKSRDPEINCKSRISTATQKDGSIRVLRVYNVHTHPFSEADIKRRLFNEINKKNNKKLKFRPHHFIGKSLEQIQEEYGDLAIERLNVSNLSNDIMVQTKPRIPSPSKNDSSRASVTSTTKSEPLEENEFIDVVVEDEEGEQHEQVSLIDGQYIEMDLDNTDAIIEVVEEVADEMESYAPIEPAYTMKLYAVSDGPPSLAVRMTLKALDMEYQLINVDFCALEHRTEDYAKMNPQKEIPVLDDDGFYLSESIAIMQYLCEKYAPPNCTLYPQSVIHRALVNQRLCFNMGFYYAPISAHSMAPIFFDYERTPMSLKKVQNALEVFETYLERLGSKYAAGDDVTIADFALISATICLEAIDFDLSPYPLVNKWYTTFKEEYPQLWEIANSGMQEINAFEHNPPDLSEMDHPFHPTRKTKA; this is translated from the exons ATGGACGAAGGCAGCGGCGCCGACCATGGCATGGACCTGTCCAAGGTCTCCGTGGTCCGCTCCGCCAAAGGCGTTGATATGCTCTGTGTGGACGATTACCTATACCATTTCGATCGCATTGGCAAGAACAACACCTACCGATGGCTCTGCAACCGGCGAAAAGATAAAACAACTCCCTGCAAATCGCGAATCTGCACCATTCTACCCAATGGCCTGGACAAGACGAAGCACGTTGTTGTCGATGTGCCCGTCAACCATATCCATCCCCGATGCAGTGATCATGAGGTTAGCAAGGTGGCCCAGCGCAAGCGTATCGCTATTATGAAGAAGAACGATGCGTACAGTTCCACACAGCCGAAAAGAGCTCGACTGTATGAGCGGGCTTCGGGGTCAATGAGGCCACCCGAATTGATTTCAGGCAGAATTAGTTCCTCCTCTCTGGAAGCTCTCCCCTTTCACATTGACTTCGAG GAGAAGGACCGTGTGTACATGCTGCGACGTCGCGATGGCCGTGTTATGGTCTGCATCGATGGACATTTATATTATTTGGGCGGCAAGTCATACAAGGGAGAAATTTACAGATGGACATGCGTCCGGAAGCGGGACATTGAGTGCACGGCAAATATATGTACGGAGGCCACTTTGGATGGGGGACATCGTCTGCATTTGATCGAGACGGACTCTCACATACATCCACACTACTCGGCCGACAAGCTGATGACCATGTTTGCCAAGCACCAAATCGTTTTGGTCGAGGACGACCAAaccgttgacgttctgcaggaGTGTCCCAATATAGAATACTTTGATCCGGAGCAATCGACTATTCAATTTGACGATCTCGATTCGTTGATTATTGAGGATTATGAGGAGAACTATGATGTGTACATGGACGATGACCAGAGTGCAGAGATTTCTGCCGACTTGGAGGATTACCAGAACGAAGAGGAACAAACGGTGGAGGAGGTGAAGCCGTCACGGAAACGAAAAACCAGTGGCACTTGGCCAGCGGCATACGATGTTATTGCAAACTATGTCCCTCCGCCCGGCTATAATCCACTGACAGAAACCGATTTAACAAAATTCACATTTCTTCCATCGGCCAAAGGCCGCAGAGTTCTATGTTTGAATCGATTCCTGTATCACTTTGACTCACAGAGTCGGTCCAACGGCCACATGTTCTTCACATGCATCATGCGACGCACCAAGCATCTGACCTGTCACGTGCGCATCACTTTGAATCCAGTTGGTCCAATGGTGCTGCGCATCAATGGAAAGCATACCCACGGCATAGACAACAAGGAAATCCAGCGAAGACTTTCACAGCAGGCCAAGCTAGATCTTGAGAATCCCCCAGATCGTCAGCACAATTTGGCCAATACAGAGCTGTTCGAATATGAAACCGAGGACGAAGGTGAGCAGCAGAGTGCCGATGGCAGCTACGAGCAACTGGAGAGCCACTTGCAGCACGACGATCAGGAGCCACAGGGAAATATTGTAATGAAAAAGGTAATCGGTATCGATGGCGCCATCAAAATGGAACCCACCAACAAGTCAGTGATGGTTGAATATGTTGAATATGGTTCGGATGATATAGGCTCCAAGGTTGAAATAGAGGCCAATGTCAACGAACACAGGACCAACACATCCACACCGTTGCCCAAGGTAGCGCCACAGCCAGAAATCACGAATATACGTCGCCGTCGAGATGTCGTAGAGCCCGCCAAAACGGAACTCCAGCCGGACATGGATTTAACGAAAATCTGCACTTTACGCTCGGCCAAAGGCAGCGAACTGTTGTGCGTCGATGGTTATATATATCATGCAAAGAACCGTGGCGTTATATCCCGAAATTATTGGGTCTGCATCAAGAGTCGCGATCCGGAGATCAATTGCAAGAGTCGCATATCCACAGCCACGCAAAAGGATGGCTCTATACGTGTCCTACGCGTCTACAACGTTCACACGCATCCATTCAGCGAGGCCGACATCAAACGGCGCCTGTTCAACGAGATCAACAAGAAGAACAACAAGAAACTCAAGTTTCGGCCACACCACTTTATTGGCAAGTCGTTGGAGCAGATACAAGAAGAGTACGGCGACCTGGCCATTGAGCGTCTGAATGTGTCCAATCTCAGTAACGACATTATGGTCCAAACAAAGCCCAGAATTCCAAGTCCCAGTAAGAATGACAGTAGCAGGGCCTCAGTGACATCCACAACCAAGTCCGAGCCGCTGGAAGAAAATGAGTTCATAGATGTTGTGGTCGAAGACGAAGAGGGGGAGCAGCATGAACAAGTCTCCCTGATAGATGGTCAGTACATAGAAATGGACCTTGACAATACGGATGCCATTATTGAGGTTGTGGAAGAAGTTGCCGATGAAATGGAAAGCTACGCTCCCATTGA ACCCGCTTATACAATGAAACTGTATGCCGTATCCGATGGACCGCCCTCCCTGGCCGTGCGAATGACTTTGAAAGCCTTGGATATGGAATATCAATTAATCAATGTGGACTTTTGCGCCCTAGAGCATCGCACCGAGGACTATGCAAAG ATGAATCCTCAAAAGGAAATACCCGTACTGGACGATGATGGTTTCTATCTATCGGAGAGCATTGCCATTATGCAATATCTGTGCGAAAAATATGCGCCACCAAATTGTACGCTTTATCCGCAGAGCGTGATCCACAGGGCATTGGTCAATCAGCGTTTGTGCTTCAACATGGGCTTCTACTATGCCCCCATTTCGGCCCACAGCATGGCACCCATTTTCTTTGACTACGAGCGCACGCCCATGTCCCTGAAGAAGGTGCAAAATGCCCTGGAGGTGTTTGAAACATATCTGGAACGATTGGGCTCCAAGTATGCCGCTGGCGACGATGTAACCATAGCTGATTTTGCTTTAATCTCGGCCACCATTTGCCTGGAGGCCATAGATTTTGATTTGTCCCCATATCCTTTGGTCAACAAGTGGTACACAACCTTTAAGGAGGAATACCCGCAGCTGTGGGAGATTGCCAACAGTGGAATGCAAGAGATAAATGCCTTTGAGCACAATCCACCAGATTTATCAGAAATGGACCATCCATTCCATCCGACGCGCAAGACCAAGGCTTGA
- the LOC108157229 gene encoding uncharacterized protein LOC108157229: protein MRAHNGRVWGTLHDGKFKVQSVTEADLEEALDVLDGSFFINESVCIACGINLPHNAQARQELRELCNITAKDGVSLLVKEVATERIVAVSFNKIQYPPAPGEDHFFLKFRNEVAQSPQARRLMDFMIEVDERIDVCAMYNMDCFCELMFLATLPSHERMGLGRALASYTIELTKELAEGKGLEDIDEQLRSKRPEAVTALWSGSFSQKVGRASNFKVLNSVSYEDFEFEGKRFSERISPLHKTCEHVIYKF, encoded by the exons ATGCGTGCACATAATGGACGAGTCTGGGGAACTTTGCACGATG GCAAATTCAAAGTCCAGAGTGTAACCGAAGCTGATCTGGAAGAGGCGCTTGAT GTTCTTGATGGTTCATTTTTTATTAACGAGTCAGTTTGCATTGCTTGTGGTATTAATTTACCGCATAATGCTCAGGCCCGCCAAGAGTTACGAGAGTTGTGCAATATTACAGCGAAGGATGGGGTTTCTCTTTTGGTCAAGGAGGTGGCTACGGAGCGGATTGTAGCAGTGTCTTTTAACAAAATACAG TACCCCCCAGCGCCTGGTGAGGATCATTTCTTTTTGAAATTCCGCAATGAGGTCGCTCAGAGTCCCCAGGCCCGTCGTTTGATGGATTTTATGATTGAAGTCGACGAAAGGATCGATGTTTGCGCCATGTACAATATGGATTGCTTCTGTGAGCTTATGTTTTTGGCCACCTTGCCCTCCCATGAGCGTATGGGATTGGGTCGGGCTTTGGCCAGCTATACCATAGAACTCACTAAAGAGCTTGCGGAGGGTAAGGGTCTGGAGGACATTGATGAGCAGCTGCGTTCCAAACGTCCAGAGGCTGTGACAGCCCTATGGAGCGGGAGTTTCTCTCAAAAAGTTGGCCGGGCTTCAAATTTCAAGGTTCTTAATTCTGTTTCCTATGAGGACTTCGAATTCGAAGGCAAGCGTTTTAGCGAGCGCATAAGTCCCTTGCATAAGACCTGCGAGCATGTCATATACAAGTTCTAA
- the LOC108157230 gene encoding uncharacterized protein LOC108157230, producing the protein MDCINILDGKYQILRVTPDLYDETEELLTDLSANHELTCLATKLKDSPVAISELRALVRHVLSCGISFAIRHVCSGRIVSAVANIIFNEEKDSIFELTEYRCPKMIKYNKLWTDLEVSYNIYKEWKMDSILEIAYLATHLDFRCRGLAFQLFKHTIDFARLMSEEKLPPDQILRDMQMEIPKGVMTMLTSPYSRKCGYKMGLEIVKTWPISDWGVVELQAIRF; encoded by the exons ATGGACTGCATAAACATTTTAGACGGAAAATATCAGATTCTGCGTGTCACGCCGGACTTGTATGATGAAACTGAAGAG CTATTGACTGATTTATCGGCGAACCATGAATTGACATGCCTGGCAACCAAACTGAAAGATTCGCCTGTTGCCATATCAGAGCTCCGTGCACTAGTTAGACATGTCCTGTCCTGTGGCATTTCCTTTGCCATACGGCACGTGTGCAGTGGTAGAATTGTGTCAGCTGTTGCTAATATAATCTTT AACGAAGAAAAGGATAGCATTTTTGAATTGACGGAGTACAGATGTCCCAAAATGATAAAATACAACAAGCTTTGGACGGATCTCGAAGTCAGCTACAACATCTACAAAGAGTGGAAAATGGATTCGATTCTGGAAATAGCTTACTTGGCAACGCATCTCGACTTTAGGTGTCGCGGCCTGGCATTCCAATTGTTCAAACATACCATTGACTTTGCGCGACTTATGTCGGAGGAAAAGCTGCCACCGGACCAAATTTTAAGGGATATGCAAATGGAAATACCAAAGGGTGTGATGACAATGCTCACTTCGCCCTATAGCAGGAAATGCGGTTACAAAATGGGCTTGGAAATAGTCAAGACATGGCCAATATCAGATTGGGGAGTGGTAGAGCTTCAGGCGATCAGGTTTTAA
- the LOC108157601 gene encoding pancreas transcription factor 1 subunit alpha isoform X2 produces the protein MFSMDNFDLEATMARHFFEGSQATNASTSSSEYFFGDEHSSESDDEDDAYSSGFNSDQENTEKTFSFRRRSHKPRRLKCASQMAQQRQAANLRERRRMQSINEAFEGLRTHIPTLPYEKRLSKVDTLKLAISYITFLSEMVKKDKNGNEPGLSLQRNYQKEPPKKIILKDRSGVAHSLSWYRKGDRYPGSKLYARTWTPEDPRGPISLIQPLYNNTNSNQNQNSNQSSDDFNGSAGSTDMSDPGVGASIYGSGNGM, from the exons ATGTTTTCCATGGACAACTTTGACTTGGAGGCCACCATGGCGCGTCACTTCTTCGAGGGATCGCAGGCCACCAATGCCTCCACCTCGAGTTCCGAGTACTTCTTTGGCGACGAGCACAGCTCGGAGAGCGATGACGAGGACGATGCCTATAGCAGCGGCTTCAACAGCGACCAGGAGAACACGGAGAAGAC CTTCTCGTTTAGACGGCGCAGCCACAAGCCGCGTCGCTTAAAGTGCGCCTCCCAGATGGCCCAGCAGCGGCAGGCGGCCAATCTCCGAGAGCGCAGACGGATGCAGAGCATCAATGAGGCATTCGAGGGACTGAGGACTCATATTCCAACACTTCCATATGAGAAGCGTCTGAGTAAG GTCGATACACTCAAGCTGGCCATCAGCTATATAACATTCCTCAGCGAAATGGTCAAGAAGGATAAGAATGGAAACGAGCCAGGACTGAGCTTGCAGCGTAATTACCAAAAGGAACCGCCCAAGAAAATAATCCTCAAGGATCGCA GCGGTGTGGCGCATTCCTTGTCCTGGTATCGCAAGGGCGATCGATATCCGGGCAGCAAGCTTTATGCCCGCACCTGGACTCCAGAGGATCCACGCGGCCCCATCTCACTGATCCAACCGCTGTACAACAACACCAACTcgaatcaaaatcaaaatagTAATCAAAGCAGCGATGATTTCAATGGCAGTGCCGGCTCCACCGATATGTCGGATCCTGGAGTCGGGGCCAGCATCTATGGCAGCGGCAATGGCATGTGA
- the LOC108157601 gene encoding protein twist isoform X3, producing the protein MFSMDNFDLEATMARHFFEGSQATNASTSSSEYFFGDEHSSESDDEDDAYSSGFNSDQENTEKTRRSHKPRRLKCASQMAQQRQAANLRERRRMQSINEAFEGLRTHIPTLPYEKRLSKVDTLKLAISYITFLSEMVKKDKNGNEPGLSLQRNYQKEPPKKIILKDRTGGVAHSLSWYRKGDRYPGSKLYARTWTPEDPRGPISLIQPLYNNTNSNQNQNSNQSSDDFNGSAGSTDMSDPGVGASIYGSGNGM; encoded by the exons ATGTTTTCCATGGACAACTTTGACTTGGAGGCCACCATGGCGCGTCACTTCTTCGAGGGATCGCAGGCCACCAATGCCTCCACCTCGAGTTCCGAGTACTTCTTTGGCGACGAGCACAGCTCGGAGAGCGATGACGAGGACGATGCCTATAGCAGCGGCTTCAACAGCGACCAGGAGAACACGGAGAAGAC ACGGCGCAGCCACAAGCCGCGTCGCTTAAAGTGCGCCTCCCAGATGGCCCAGCAGCGGCAGGCGGCCAATCTCCGAGAGCGCAGACGGATGCAGAGCATCAATGAGGCATTCGAGGGACTGAGGACTCATATTCCAACACTTCCATATGAGAAGCGTCTGAGTAAG GTCGATACACTCAAGCTGGCCATCAGCTATATAACATTCCTCAGCGAAATGGTCAAGAAGGATAAGAATGGAAACGAGCCAGGACTGAGCTTGCAGCGTAATTACCAAAAGGAACCGCCCAAGAAAATAATCCTCAAGGATCGCA CAGGCGGTGTGGCGCATTCCTTGTCCTGGTATCGCAAGGGCGATCGATATCCGGGCAGCAAGCTTTATGCCCGCACCTGGACTCCAGAGGATCCACGCGGCCCCATCTCACTGATCCAACCGCTGTACAACAACACCAACTcgaatcaaaatcaaaatagTAATCAAAGCAGCGATGATTTCAATGGCAGTGCCGGCTCCACCGATATGTCGGATCCTGGAGTCGGGGCCAGCATCTATGGCAGCGGCAATGGCATGTGA
- the LOC108155740 gene encoding glutathione S-transferase 1-1 isoform X2 → MKLYAVSDGPPSLAVRMTLKALDMEYQLINVDFCALEHRTEDYAKMNPQKEIPVLDDDGFYLSESIAIMQYLCEKYAPPNCTLYPQSVIHRALVNQRLCFNMGFYYAPISAHSMAPIFFDYERTPMSLKKVQNALEVFETYLERLGSKYAAGDDVTIADFALISATICLEAIDFDLSPYPLVNKWYTTFKEEYPQLWEIANSGMQEINAFEHNPPDLSEMDHPFHPTRKTKA, encoded by the exons ATGAAACTGTATGCCGTATCCGATGGACCGCCCTCCCTGGCCGTGCGAATGACTTTGAAAGCCTTGGATATGGAATATCAATTAATCAATGTGGACTTTTGCGCCCTAGAGCATCGCACCGAGGACTATGCAAAG ATGAATCCTCAAAAGGAAATACCCGTACTGGACGATGATGGTTTCTATCTATCGGAGAGCATTGCCATTATGCAATATCTGTGCGAAAAATATGCGCCACCAAATTGTACGCTTTATCCGCAGAGCGTGATCCACAGGGCATTGGTCAATCAGCGTTTGTGCTTCAACATGGGCTTCTACTATGCCCCCATTTCGGCCCACAGCATGGCACCCATTTTCTTTGACTACGAGCGCACGCCCATGTCCCTGAAGAAGGTGCAAAATGCCCTGGAGGTGTTTGAAACATATCTGGAACGATTGGGCTCCAAGTATGCCGCTGGCGACGATGTAACCATAGCTGATTTTGCTTTAATCTCGGCCACCATTTGCCTGGAGGCCATAGATTTTGATTTGTCCCCATATCCTTTGGTCAACAAGTGGTACACAACCTTTAAGGAGGAATACCCGCAGCTGTGGGAGATTGCCAACAGTGGAATGCAAGAGATAAATGCCTTTGAGCACAATCCACCAGATTTATCAGAAATGGACCATCCATTCCATCCGACGCGCAAGACCAAGGCTTGA
- the LOC108155082 gene encoding ELMO domain-containing protein 2, which produces MFILDRLLPFIFSYIRPFIKWFLHAFTRLSELQRICYGARAGASRTRQVERSLTLSKSYEIKRVVHDLDEVAPYADNRHLLEFSSRAARVVMQAKRIKNNVHPDFSRLFINCVSTIWGYRRLMYQVEQLRAEKYDSDNPEHEYKLLELWQLLMPEAPLTGRVSKQWQDIGFQGDDPKTDFRGMGMLGLENLLYFASAYNDAAKHVLLHSMHPTRGYTYAIVGINLTSMAYNLVKTGQAKTHFYNVVALHKQDFNTIEDFHKLYCYLFFEFDRFWMESDPRNIMDFREIYQAFEISKLEALHNENTIFKTNLVVESV; this is translated from the exons ATGTTTATACTAGACAGATTGCTGCCCTTTATATTTAGCTATATAAGGCCGTTTATTAAATGGTTCTTGCACGCCTTTACCCGACTATCGGAGCTGCAGAGAATCTGCTATGGAGCCCGGGCGGGGGCCAGCCGGACGCGACAAGTGGAAAGATCCCTGACATTGTCCAAATCGTATGAAATAAAGCGCGTGGTTCACGACCTGGATGAGGTAGCACCCTATGCTGACAACAGGCATCTCCTGGAGTTCT CCTCCCGTGCCGCACGCGTTGTTATGCAGGCAAAGCGCATTAAAAACAATGTCCATCCGGACTTTTCCCGACTCTTTATCAATTGTGTGTCCACCATTTGGGGCTACAGGCGTCTGATGTACCAGGTAGAACAACTGCGGGCCGAGAAATATGATTCGGATAACCCCGAGCACGAATACAAGCTGTTGGAGCTTTGGCAACTGCTGATGCCAGAGGCGCCGCTAACTGGACGCGTAAGCAAACAATGGCAAGACATTGGCTTCCAGGGCGATGATCCCAAGACGGATTTCCGAGGCATGGGCATGCTCGGCCTGGAAAATTTGCTGTATTTCGCCAGCGCCTACAACGATGCCGCGAAGCATGTGCTGCTCCACTCGATGCATCCCACACGCGGTTACACTTATGCCATTGTTGGCATCAATCTTACTTCGATGGCCTACAATCTGGTGAAGACCGGCCAAGCAAAGACACACTTCTATAATGTGGTGGCCCTGCATAAGCAGGACTTTAACACTATAGAGGATTTCCATAAATTGTATTGCTACCTATTCTTTGAATTTGATCGATTCTGGATGGAAAGCGATCCGCGCAATATAATGGATTTTCGTGAGATCTATCAGGCGTTTGAAATCTCCAAATTAGAGGCCCTGCACAATGAGAATACAATTTTTAAAACTAATTTGGTTGTAGAATCCGTCTAA
- the LOC108157601 gene encoding pancreas transcription factor 1 subunit alpha isoform X1, with translation MFSMDNFDLEATMARHFFEGSQATNASTSSSEYFFGDEHSSESDDEDDAYSSGFNSDQENTEKTFSFRRRSHKPRRLKCASQMAQQRQAANLRERRRMQSINEAFEGLRTHIPTLPYEKRLSKVDTLKLAISYITFLSEMVKKDKNGNEPGLSLQRNYQKEPPKKIILKDRTGGVAHSLSWYRKGDRYPGSKLYARTWTPEDPRGPISLIQPLYNNTNSNQNQNSNQSSDDFNGSAGSTDMSDPGVGASIYGSGNGM, from the exons ATGTTTTCCATGGACAACTTTGACTTGGAGGCCACCATGGCGCGTCACTTCTTCGAGGGATCGCAGGCCACCAATGCCTCCACCTCGAGTTCCGAGTACTTCTTTGGCGACGAGCACAGCTCGGAGAGCGATGACGAGGACGATGCCTATAGCAGCGGCTTCAACAGCGACCAGGAGAACACGGAGAAGAC CTTCTCGTTTAGACGGCGCAGCCACAAGCCGCGTCGCTTAAAGTGCGCCTCCCAGATGGCCCAGCAGCGGCAGGCGGCCAATCTCCGAGAGCGCAGACGGATGCAGAGCATCAATGAGGCATTCGAGGGACTGAGGACTCATATTCCAACACTTCCATATGAGAAGCGTCTGAGTAAG GTCGATACACTCAAGCTGGCCATCAGCTATATAACATTCCTCAGCGAAATGGTCAAGAAGGATAAGAATGGAAACGAGCCAGGACTGAGCTTGCAGCGTAATTACCAAAAGGAACCGCCCAAGAAAATAATCCTCAAGGATCGCA CAGGCGGTGTGGCGCATTCCTTGTCCTGGTATCGCAAGGGCGATCGATATCCGGGCAGCAAGCTTTATGCCCGCACCTGGACTCCAGAGGATCCACGCGGCCCCATCTCACTGATCCAACCGCTGTACAACAACACCAACTcgaatcaaaatcaaaatagTAATCAAAGCAGCGATGATTTCAATGGCAGTGCCGGCTCCACCGATATGTCGGATCCTGGAGTCGGGGCCAGCATCTATGGCAGCGGCAATGGCATGTGA
- the LOC108155742 gene encoding GPN-loop GTPase 3, with product MRFAQIIVGPAGSGKSTYCSFMQQHAMDAKRNIQVVNLDPAAEHFTYSPLADIRELIHLDDAMEDDELKYGPNGGLIFCLEFLIENQDWLKAQLCGGEDELMVGEPDDDYILFDMPGQIELFTHLKMGKQLVQLLESWNFRTCVVFCLDSQFMVDGAKFISGTMAALSVMANMEQSHVNVLTKVDLLSADARKQLDLYLEPDAHNLMGELTIGSSFGEKYRKLTEAIGSLIEDFSLVRFFPLDTQDEESIGDLLLQIDSILQFGEDADVQVRDFDEPDAIERDPDM from the exons ATGCGGTTCGCTCAAATAATTGTTGGTCCTGCGGGCAGCGGCAAG TCGACGTACTGCAGCTTTATGCAGCAGCATGCCATGGACGCCAAGCGAAACATTCAAGTTGTCAATCTGGACCCGGCAGCCGAACACTTTACCTACAGTCCTCTTGCGGATATACGCGAGCTGATACACCTGGACGATGCCATGGAGGATGACGAGCTGAAGTACGGACCCAATGGTGGTCTAATCTTTTGCCTGGAGTTCCTCATTGAGAACCAGGACTGGCTGAAAGCGCAGCTGTGCGGCGGCGAGGATGAGCTGATGGTGGGAGAACCGGACGATGATTACATACTCTTTGATATGCCCGGACAAATTGAGCTGTTCACTCATCTGAAAATGGGCAAGCAACTGGTACAGCTGCTGGAGTCGTGGAACTTTCGCACTTGTGTGGTCTTCTGCCTCGATTCACAGTTTATGGTGGATGGCGCCAAATTTATATCGGGCACGATGGCCGCCCTCAGTGTAATGGCCAACATGGAGCAGTCCCATGTGAATGTGCTGACCAAAGTGGATCTGCTGAGTGCTGATGCGCGAAAGCAGCTGGATCTGTACCTGGAGCCGGATGCGCACAATCTAATGGGAGAACTGACCATTGGGTCGTCGTTTGGTGAGAAATATCGGAAGCTTACAGAGGCCATTGGTTCGCTCATTGAGGATTTCAG TTTGGTGCGGTTTTTCCCGTTGGACACTCAGGATGAGGAAAGTAttggcgatctgctgctgCAAATTGACAGCATTTTGCAGTTCGGAGAAGATGCCGATGTCCAAGTTCGTGACTTTGATGAGCCTGATGCTATTGAAAGGGACCCAGATATGTGA